The genomic DNA TTCTTTTAAACCACGTAAAATAGAAATCGTATCTTCAATATTAGGTTCAGCAACATTCACTTTTTGAAAACGTCGTTCTAAAGCTGAATCTTTCTCAATATATTCTCGATATTCATTCAAAGTTGTGGCACCGATACAGTGCAACTCTCCTCGTGCCAACATCGGTTTAAGCATATTACCTGCATCCATAGCACCGTCAGTTTTACCTGCACCTACTAGCATATGAATTTCATCTATAAATAACAAAATACGTCCGTCTGATTCTTTGACTTCTTTTAATACTGCTTTTAATCTTTCTTCAAATTCACCACGGTATTTTGCGCCAGCCACAAGTGCACTTAAATCGAGCTCGAATACCGTTTTATCAAGCAATGAATCAGGAACATCTTTTTTTACAATTCGTTGTGCTAAGCCTTCAACGATTGCTGTTTTACCTACACCAGGTTCTCCGATTAATACTGGATTATTTTTTGTTTTACGACTCAAAATACGGATTGTGTTACGAATTTCTTCATCTCGTCCAATAACAGGATCCATGTTGCCTTTACGTACCTCTTCCACTAAGTCACGTCCATATTTTGATAATGCTTCATAGTTGACTTCAGGGTTTTGTGTAGTCACATGATTCCCTCCTCTTATCTTTTTAATGATTTCGACAATCACTTCTTTTTTATGTTCAACAAAACGTTTCATCGTTTCATCAATATCTATCGCTGCTAGCAAAATGTGCTCCATTGATATAAATTGATCATCATACGTTTTCATATAGTTTTCTGCAGTTGTAAAAAGTTGATTCGTTTGTGGCGAAATATACTGACCATATTGTACTTGATCGCCTTTCATTGTTGGGTAACTTTTCAATTTATTATCTAAAGCGCGTTCTAACTCTTCTATATTAATATTTGCACGCTCTAATACACTTTTAAATAAACTATCTGGTTCTTCGAGAACTGCTTTAAGTACAGCTTCTACTTCTATATTGGTTAATTGATAGGTTTTTGCATAATCAATTGCTTTCTGAAGTGCATTTTGAATTGCATGTGTCATTTGATTAATATCCAAAATGGCTCACCCCTCTATTAAAATAGGTCAATGTTGACTTTGACTTTCTTTGACCTTAGTTATATTATACCCCTTGCTATCAGAAAAATCAATGCTTAGTTTGACTTTTTTTGACCTTTTTAAAAAATTAAATTTCTAGCGCTTTGAAAGGTACATCTATGCATTTGCCTGGTATTTTGAATTTAAAACATTGCGATTTATTACTTATAAAATAAGTCGCGACAAAACCCACCTGATAACTGGTCGTTTTCATCGCGACTGTAATACATCATTCTTTTTTTCATCCTTTTACTACTGGTACTATTTTTTATCTGTAGGATGATTTTTTTCTATTTCATGAATGATACTATGCGTTAATGCTCTTACACCCGGTGGCTCTAAATGAATGCCATCTGGCGCAAAATATTCTGTATGATTTGCAGATTTTTGATACCAATCGACTAATGTCACATTTCCACGTTTTTTAGCTGCCTTTTTCAATACATCATTGACATGTCCTTCATAAGAACGCGGGACTCTTGTATTGACAACATAAATATCTGCTTTATCAAATAAGTCTAACAACGTATCAAGCTGGTCCTCTGTAAAGTCTCCGTTTGTTCCTAACTCTAAAACGACAATATCATCTTTGTTTTTATATTGCTTGTAGTTCTCTTTGACTAACGGAATCGCTTGAATGAGATTTCGTCCAACCTTACCATTAATATCCGCATTGGATACATAAGATTTAAAGTAATCTCCAATATCCACCATAACTGAATCACCAATAAGTAGTGGTTTCCATGAAGCATACTGACTATGATCTCCTTTAACAGTGAAACCATTGATTTCAAGTTGTGGCAGAGGTAATGGTCTGACAATAAGTTTGTCTAATTCTTCAGTATTGACCTCAGTGACATGCTGTGCCTTATGGTTTGATAGTGAATTGAATGCACCAGCAAAAACGAGCACAGTAGGTAATAGTAAAATAAGTACAAGCCAAGTCCGTAAAACTTTTTGCGATCGCCAGTTTCTAAGTTGTTTGAAAGTAAAAGCATGGAACCCCATTTTTCTGAAAGGTTGTTCAATGAAGCGATATGAAAATTCTGCCATACCAAACATTAGCAGAAGCTCAATTAAATAGACAAACGTCGGTATTTGTCCTTGTACAAATTGGTGATGAATAAATACAATGATTGGATAGTGCCAAAGATATAAACTATATGAGCGACTTCCAATATATGTAAAAACCCGATTACCTAATAATTTAGCAAAATAGCCTGAAGGATGTACACTACTTGCAATGATGAATAAAGTGACACCTGAGATAAGAAAAAAGCCACCATAATATAACCAATTGCTTGCTTCTTCAACATTTTTAAAACATAAGATTAGAATCACTAAGCCGATTAATCCAACAGCATCGATTATACTTTTTAAAGTTTGATTGATTTTAGCACTCAACTTAAAAGGCGGCCATATCCATGCAAGAATAACCCCCATTAATAAAGTTTGTAGACGTGTATCCGTACCAAAATAGACACGTGCGACATTTTCTTGTGGCACATATAATACCGCCATTGTCACAAGTGATATAAAGAGTAATGTATAAAAAGTGATTCGAATCCATTTTGTTCGTCGTACGAAAGTCAATAAGCCTAAAAGGACAACTGGAAAAACAAGATAAAATTGTTCCTCAATTGCGAGTGACCATAAATGTTTAAAAGGTGCAACCGCAAATTGTTCAAAATAATCTACGTTTTGAATGATATACCACCAATTTGAAACATAAAAAACCGCAGCAACCGCATCTGCACGAATCGGTTTGATTTCTGAAGGCTCAAAAATGAGCGTCAACAGTAAGACACTCATAATCAGAAAAAATACCGCTGGAATGAGTCGCTTAAACCGTCTCAACCAAAATGATTTTAAATCAATTTTGCCCGTATTGTAATATTCTGTTAGCAATAAACTCGTAATCAAATAACCTGAGATAACAAAAAATGTATCTACCCCTAAAAAACCACCTGGTAACCATTGTGGATTGAGATGGTAAATGATAATAGCGATGACCGCCACAGCTCTTAATCCGTCTAACCCTGGCATATATCGTGATTTTAAATGACTTTTCCCTCTATGTTCAAAATCCCACACACGCATCATTCTTTCCAAATTAATGTAATATTGTACAAACTATGTATTGATTATTTATTGTATACTCTTATTTCAAATCGCGCAATTCTAATTTAGCCTTCAAAACTAAAAAGAATTTATATGATAAAAAAGGTTTGCACATCAATCCCAAAATAAATAGCGCTCAGATGATTTTTAATAGAAAATCGTCTGAACGCTTCCTTTTTATGATAAAACTTCGTTTATGCGTGTCATAACTCACTAATATAGTTAAAAATAATCACTTTGGCATCATTTAATGAATAGCGACAAGAACTAAATTAACGATGAATTGATTTATCCACATCATAAACGTTTAGGATTTAAAATATATGCATATCGAAATAAACGATATTTAATTGAAAATACATTCACTTCGATGCGTCTCTATCATTTTTGCGGTTTTGATTTTCTAAAAAGCTTTCATCGTCTCATAAAATTGCCCTCTTTATCTTCATGTTTACAACATGATTGTCATAATTAACAAGAAGATTATATGAGATTTCTGTATTGCATCCAAAATTCAATTTGGCTTCATCGTAGTTTGTACTTCAATTAAACCAAATTGAGTTGAGACTTTAGCACCTATACAAGAAAGTCCAAGAAGGCATAGTTACCTATGCCTTTATATCCCGAACTCTTTATAATGATGGCTCACCTTACAACGCATTTAACTTACGCCTAGTGCGATTTTTGCGTAACGTGACATCATGTCTTTACTCCATGGTGGATTCCAAACAATATTCACTTCTGTATCTTGAATTTCTGGAAGTTCTGCTAATACTGTTTTCACTTGATCTACAATTTGCGGTCCAAGCGGACAACCAATTGAAGTTAATGTCATCTCAACAGTACACAATCCATCATCATCTAAATCTACTTTATAAACAAGTCCTAAGTTAACGACATCTATACCTAATTCAGGATCTATTACATTTTCTAATGCACCAAGTATGCTATCTTTAAGTGCCTCTTCCATCCGTATCACCTCTTTAATCTTATTACTAGTAACAATATATCAAAATCCCCACTTTTCGACAATAAAATGCTATGATATTGATACATTGAAACTTGGTATTAAGGAGAATTATGAATGAAGCAATTTTTAATTTGTTTAGATTTAGATGGGACATTATTAAATGACCAAAAAGAAATATCACCCTACACTTTCCGTGTTCTAAAAACGCTTCAACAACAGGGACATGCAATTATGATCGCTACAGGTAGACCGTACAGAGCCAGTCGCTTATATTATGAACAACTTGGCCTCAATACACCTGTAGTGAATTTTAATGGTGCCTTTGTACATCATCCGCATGATCCCCAATTCCAAACGCAACATCATCGTTTAGATGAAGGAATTGCCACAAGTATCATCGAATCACTTAAAAAAATGGAAATTCAAAATTTAATTGCTGAAGTTAAAGACTGTGTCTTTATAGATCAACCTGATCATCGCCTTTTTGAGGGCTTTAGTATGGGAAACCCTGTCACAAAAGTTGGAGATTTAAGAGAAAACTTAAATGAAGATCCAACGAGCTTACTCATTGAAGCAGATGAAATGATGATTCCACGTATTAAACAAATGCTCACACGCTTTTACGCTGAAAATATCGAACATCGTCGTTGGGGCGCCCCTTTCCCAGTGATTGAAATTGTTAAAAAAGGGATTAGTAAAGCTGTCGGTATTGATTACGTTAAAGATTATCTTCAAATTGATCACGACCAGATTATCGCATTTGGTGACGAGGACAATGATATCGAAATGATAAAGTATGCTGAACACGGTGTGGCTATGGGAAATGCAATAGATGAATTAAAACATGTTGCAAAAGAGACAACTCTGTCTAATAATGAAGATGGTATAGGTTTATATTTAAATGAATTTTTTAATTTGAATATTTCGAAAGAATAAAAATTGAATTCAATAGAAAAGACACAAAGGAGAAAAAAAAAGATGTCCAAAAAAATCATTGTTGTCGGAGCTGTCGCTGGTGGCGCCACATGTGCGAGCCAAATACGACGTTTAGACAGAGAAAGTAGCATCACAGTATATGAAAAAGACCGCGATATGAGCTTCGCGAATTGTGGTTTACCTTATTACCTCGGAAATGTTGTTGAGTCCCGTTCTAAATTGTTAGCAACAAATCCAGAGCAATTTAAAGAAAGCAAAGATATAACGGTAAAAGTGCACCATGAAGTTATTCAAATTAATAGTGCATCTAATAAAATTCAAGTTAAAAATCATTTAACGGGTGAAGTTTTTGAAGATGACTACGATATTCTCGTTTTAAGTCCAGGTGCACGCGCGTGTCATCTTAACTTCGAAGCGCCTCACCTCTTTACATTACGTAATATGGAAGATACAGATAAAATTGATACTTTCATTGAACAAAATAACGTTCAGCGTGTCCTTATTGTAGGTGCGGGTTATGTGAGTCTAGAAGTGCTTGAAAACTTGTATGAGCGTGGCTTACAACCTACACTCATCCACCGTTCCGAAGGTGTTAATAAATTAATGGATCAAGATATGAATCAAGTTCTATTTGATGCGTTAGAAGCACGAAACATTCCTTACCGTTTGAATGAAGAAATTAAAGACATTTCAGGAAAAACAGTCACATTTACTTCTGGTGCAGTAGAAGATTATGATTTAATCATTACAGGTGTAGGCGTGACACCGAACTCTGAATTTATTCAAGATTCAGGTGTTCAACTTGATGCGAGAGGTTATATTCCAGTTAATGAACGTTTCCAAACAAATATTCCAAACATTTACGCGCTTGGGGATATTATTACAAGTTTCTACCGTCATGTTGATCAACCTGCACATGTACCATTAGCTTGGGGTGCACATAGAGGCGCTAGTATTATAGCTGAACAAGTTGCGGGTAATGATGCGATTACTTTTAAAGGGTATCTCGGTGCAAGTATCGTTAAATTTTTCGATTATACTTTAGCAAGTACAGGTCTTTCACCAAGAGAACTTAAAAATTATGATTATGAAATGGTCGAAGTGAATAGTCCTGCATGCGCAAATTATTACCCTCGTAATGCACGCATTCATCTTCGCGTTTATTTCGATAAAAAGACACGTCAACTTTTGAGAGCAGCAGCTGTCGGAGAAATGGGTGTCGATAAGCGTATCGATGTGCTCACGATGGCCATGATGCATCGTATGACTGTCGATGAATTGACAGAATTTGAAGTTGCGTATGCCCCACCTTTCAGTCATCCTAAAGATTTAATCAATATGATTGGCTATAAAGCAAGAAACCTTTAATGCGTTAATAAAAGAGCGAAATAGATTCACAATTTGTCGTTTGAAGCACAGAGTAGGACAATGCAATCAATTTAATTTTGTTGGCCTACTTTGACGAAGATAGTGTAGATTGTACAAAGCTTAAAATAAGCGCTGGCGTAATCTAGAAATCTTTTGCTCTTTATTTGTATAAACCTTGCGATTAAGCAAAAAAGACGCGATAGGCGTAAAACGACCCATCGCGTCTTTTTTTAATCTTTTAAGTTTCGTATTATTTAAAAAGTGCCGTAATCGGACCCCATGGTAAAATAGCCCCTAAAATAATCGTAATCACTGCTACAATCCATGTCGTAATAAACAAGCCACGACTTGGCGTTTGTTTTTTCTTACGGGCAATCGTCACTTCCATTAATCCGACAACAGCAATGCCGCCTATCATTTTTAAAGTGAGTAACATATGACTTGCGCCTGCTGTAGTAAATGCCTTAATTAAAAGCCAAAAACCTGTAATCAATACAAACACCATAAATAAACGTGTGGCCATATGTAACGATTTAAATAAAGGTGTTGGCCCTTGTTTACTCGAATAGTTTTCATAAGCCGCAAAGAATAAAATCAATAAAATAATCCAGCTAATAATATGCAAATTAACTAAAACCATATCCATGTAACCTCCTTCATTAAACAATCTTCCCCATCTCACCCTATAGATTGCTTCTATACATTTTAAATTGCCTATTTTATCAATTTCAAACCTTAGGCAAAATAAAACATTTCATCTTTTATATTAAAACGATTTAAAACAAAATACAAATAAACAGGAGGCGATGCGCCGTACAAGTATATAAGAAAAATAAGCTATTTAAACACAAAAAGAGCGAGACAAAAGTCGATTTGACTTCGTCATCCCGCTCTAATATAAGTGACTTAAATAGCGCTAGTGCGCCGTTGAAAGGCATATAATTTTTAACGTTATTTTACAGTACCAACGCTGCATATACGCTATTTGATTTTTAATCTTCTTGTTTAGCAATGAAATTAGTTAATGTACCGATATTATCGATTGTAACTTTCACTTCATCACCTGGTTGTAAAAATTTCGGCGGATTCATCCCCGCACCGACACCTGAAGGCGTACCTGTCGCAATGATATCTCCAGGGTGAAGCGCTACATATTTAGAAATCTCTTCAATTAATTCATCAATTTTAAGAATCATTTGAGAAGTGTTACCATCTTGACGAATCTCGTTATTGACTTTCGTAACGATGTTCACATTCTCAGGTGTAGGCAATTCATCTTTTGTAACAATATAAGGACCCATTGGGCAGCCACCTGTTAAACTTTTTGACAAGAAGGCTTGATCATGTGCTTTTTGCGCTGTACGATCTGTAATATCATTGATGATTGTATAGCCATAAACATAATCTAAAGCTAAACCTTTAGGGATTTTTTCACCGGATTTACCGATAACAACACCTAACTCCCCTTCATAATCTAATGCATCAGTAATATCTTTATGATGAGGGATCGTACTTTCATCCCCAGTTAATGAAGAAGCTGCTTTCGTAAATACATATAAACGATCGACTTCATGATCTAACTCTTCAGCATGTGCTTTATAATTACGACCAAATGCAATCACATTATTAGTTGGTGTGACTGGAGGTAAAAATTCAATATCTTCAAACTGTACTTTATATTCTTCACCTTTACCACTATCTTCTGCAGCAACAACTGCTTTACGCACTTGTTCTTGAAAGTCTAATGTTTGGTTTTGTTGTAAACCTTCAAGTAGTGTTTTTGGATGAAAGTCACCTTCCGCAAAATCAGCGAATATTTTCTTTAAATCCCATGCTGCTTCTTCTCTTTTTACTTTCACTCCATATGAAGTTTCATCTTTATGTTTGAATGATAAGAATTTCATTCATCATCAGCTCCTAACGTATATCTTAGTGATATTATAACGAAAAATTTAGACAAATCACAAATTTTTAAAGGTTAATCAAGTTAAATCTTTAATTCACCATATTGAAAGAAATACAGAGAGCCGGACACCGGACTTTTTAATAATGTCTCTAATGCACGTTGATAATAAGTCATCTGTATACGGTACTTATTTTTTAACATCTCTCCGAATGCTTCGTCTGACATTCCTTTTCTTTTCATTAATGCATCTGTTTTATAATCAACAAAATAGTATTGTCCATTTTCTTTAAAAACAA from Staphylococcus schleiferi includes the following:
- a CDS encoding acyltransferase family protein, with product MMRVWDFEHRGKSHLKSRYMPGLDGLRAVAVIAIIIYHLNPQWLPGGFLGVDTFFVISGYLITSLLLTEYYNTGKIDLKSFWLRRFKRLIPAVFFLIMSVLLLTLIFEPSEIKPIRADAVAAVFYVSNWWYIIQNVDYFEQFAVAPFKHLWSLAIEEQFYLVFPVVLLGLLTFVRRTKWIRITFYTLLFISLVTMAVLYVPQENVARVYFGTDTRLQTLLMGVILAWIWPPFKLSAKINQTLKSIIDAVGLIGLVILILCFKNVEEASNWLYYGGFFLISGVTLFIIASSVHPSGYFAKLLGNRVFTYIGSRSYSLYLWHYPIIVFIHHQFVQGQIPTFVYLIELLLMFGMAEFSYRFIEQPFRKMGFHAFTFKQLRNWRSQKVLRTWLVLILLLPTVLVFAGAFNSLSNHKAQHVTEVNTEELDKLIVRPLPLPQLEINGFTVKGDHSQYASWKPLLIGDSVMVDIGDYFKSYVSNADINGKVGRNLIQAIPLVKENYKQYKNKDDIVVLELGTNGDFTEDQLDTLLDLFDKADIYVVNTRVPRSYEGHVNDVLKKAAKKRGNVTLVDWYQKSANHTEYFAPDGIHLEPPGVRALTHSIIHEIEKNHPTDKK
- a CDS encoding metal-sulfur cluster assembly factor gives rise to the protein MEEALKDSILGALENVIDPELGIDVVNLGLVYKVDLDDDGLCTVEMTLTSIGCPLGPQIVDQVKTVLAELPEIQDTEVNIVWNPPWSKDMMSRYAKIALGVS
- a CDS encoding Cof-type HAD-IIB family hydrolase, which codes for MKQFLICLDLDGTLLNDQKEISPYTFRVLKTLQQQGHAIMIATGRPYRASRLYYEQLGLNTPVVNFNGAFVHHPHDPQFQTQHHRLDEGIATSIIESLKKMEIQNLIAEVKDCVFIDQPDHRLFEGFSMGNPVTKVGDLRENLNEDPTSLLIEADEMMIPRIKQMLTRFYAENIEHRRWGAPFPVIEIVKKGISKAVGIDYVKDYLQIDHDQIIAFGDEDNDIEMIKYAEHGVAMGNAIDELKHVAKETTLSNNEDGIGLYLNEFFNLNISKE
- a CDS encoding CoA-disulfide reductase, with protein sequence MSKKIIVVGAVAGGATCASQIRRLDRESSITVYEKDRDMSFANCGLPYYLGNVVESRSKLLATNPEQFKESKDITVKVHHEVIQINSASNKIQVKNHLTGEVFEDDYDILVLSPGARACHLNFEAPHLFTLRNMEDTDKIDTFIEQNNVQRVLIVGAGYVSLEVLENLYERGLQPTLIHRSEGVNKLMDQDMNQVLFDALEARNIPYRLNEEIKDISGKTVTFTSGAVEDYDLIITGVGVTPNSEFIQDSGVQLDARGYIPVNERFQTNIPNIYALGDIITSFYRHVDQPAHVPLAWGAHRGASIIAEQVAGNDAITFKGYLGASIVKFFDYTLASTGLSPRELKNYDYEMVEVNSPACANYYPRNARIHLRVYFDKKTRQLLRAAAVGEMGVDKRIDVLTMAMMHRMTVDELTEFEVAYAPPFSHPKDLINMIGYKARNL
- a CDS encoding YisL family protein, with translation MVLVNLHIISWIILLILFFAAYENYSSKQGPTPLFKSLHMATRLFMVFVLITGFWLLIKAFTTAGASHMLLTLKMIGGIAVVGLMEVTIARKKKQTPSRGLFITTWIVAVITIILGAILPWGPITALFK
- a CDS encoding fumarylacetoacetate hydrolase family protein, giving the protein MKFLSFKHKDETSYGVKVKREEAAWDLKKIFADFAEGDFHPKTLLEGLQQNQTLDFQEQVRKAVVAAEDSGKGEEYKVQFEDIEFLPPVTPTNNVIAFGRNYKAHAEELDHEVDRLYVFTKAASSLTGDESTIPHHKDITDALDYEGELGVVIGKSGEKIPKGLALDYVYGYTIINDITDRTAQKAHDQAFLSKSLTGGCPMGPYIVTKDELPTPENVNIVTKVNNEIRQDGNTSQMILKIDELIEEISKYVALHPGDIIATGTPSGVGAGMNPPKFLQPGDEVKVTIDNIGTLTNFIAKQED